The following coding sequences lie in one Kribbella sp. NBC_00709 genomic window:
- a CDS encoding FtsX-like permease family protein has translation MTDLGLRFVRRPGPGGRAANLAALGATAVVALLVTFLIAGSLGLSHRSERIGWRSADKADPATAIGALNVDDDQRVDGHRMTVLDLATLRPNELPPPPGLDHTPKPGEVFVSPEVAKHWSSLSKQYGVAQPTGVISATGLSSPEELILIRGVKTIPADEHPQYVSSWHEKVWDSRMLGLLIAVAFGITLVLFPILSLVGQAAGVAAKRREHRLAALRLAGATRTQVLWLSAVEQAVLALAGAVVGLVGYTVLSPLIARIPLGGGRWYVGDITVNWWTVLVVLVAVPVLSVVSALIGLGRVSITPLGVVRGQTRKGVSVLRIGLLVIGPLILAYYGMQAALLPLLIGVGFAALAVRIIGPWAVQVVGKTMANLANGPVTLLAGRRLVDDPKGAFRPVAALVLSGFVTGFISVFMPPGDDDPSFHDMRIGVALLLSLVFLTVAASTAAGAVGTALDQAAPARALRRSGVPLRVIERSARVAAVVPVIGVGLPVVGFGALCGLALSGGKVITQGSSGVLLLIGQVVAGLVLVAVAGAAGAPVLRKASAN, from the coding sequence ATGACTGATCTCGGGCTGCGGTTCGTCCGTCGGCCGGGTCCCGGCGGCCGGGCCGCCAATCTCGCCGCGCTCGGTGCGACGGCTGTGGTCGCGCTTCTGGTGACCTTCCTGATCGCGGGCTCACTCGGTCTGTCGCACCGGTCGGAGCGCATCGGCTGGCGGAGTGCGGACAAGGCCGACCCGGCGACCGCGATAGGTGCGCTCAACGTCGACGACGACCAGCGCGTCGACGGGCACCGGATGACGGTCCTCGACCTCGCGACGCTCCGGCCCAATGAACTGCCGCCCCCGCCCGGCCTCGACCACACCCCGAAACCCGGCGAGGTCTTCGTGTCGCCCGAGGTCGCCAAGCACTGGTCCAGCCTCAGCAAGCAGTACGGCGTCGCGCAGCCGACCGGCGTGATCAGCGCCACGGGCCTGTCCTCCCCGGAGGAGCTCATCCTGATCCGCGGCGTCAAAACGATCCCGGCCGACGAACACCCGCAGTACGTGAGCAGTTGGCACGAGAAGGTCTGGGACAGCCGCATGCTCGGCCTGCTGATCGCCGTGGCCTTCGGCATCACGCTGGTGCTGTTCCCGATCCTGAGCCTCGTCGGCCAGGCAGCCGGCGTCGCAGCCAAGCGCCGCGAACACAGACTGGCCGCCCTGCGTCTCGCGGGCGCCACTCGGACGCAGGTCCTCTGGCTGAGCGCCGTAGAGCAGGCCGTCCTCGCTTTGGCCGGTGCAGTGGTCGGACTGGTCGGCTATACCGTCCTGAGTCCGCTCATCGCGCGCATCCCGCTCGGCGGTGGACGCTGGTACGTCGGTGACATCACCGTCAACTGGTGGACAGTCCTCGTCGTGCTGGTCGCCGTACCCGTCCTGTCCGTCGTGAGCGCACTGATCGGCTTGGGCCGAGTGAGCATTACCCCGCTCGGCGTTGTCCGCGGCCAGACCCGCAAGGGCGTCAGCGTGCTCCGCATCGGTCTGCTCGTGATCGGTCCGCTCATCCTGGCGTACTACGGGATGCAGGCAGCGCTGCTGCCCTTGCTGATCGGAGTTGGGTTCGCTGCGCTCGCCGTACGGATCATCGGACCGTGGGCTGTCCAGGTGGTCGGGAAGACGATGGCCAACCTGGCAAACGGACCCGTGACCTTGCTGGCAGGTCGCAGGCTTGTCGATGACCCGAAGGGCGCTTTCCGACCCGTGGCAGCGCTGGTGCTGTCGGGCTTCGTCACCGGGTTCATCTCGGTGTTCATGCCGCCGGGGGACGACGACCCGAGCTTCCACGACATGCGGATCGGTGTGGCGCTACTGCTCTCCCTGGTTTTCCTGACTGTTGCCGCCTCGACCGCGGCCGGTGCAGTGGGTACTGCGCTGGACCAGGCCGCTCCAGCCAGAGCCCTGCGACGCTCCGGCGTACCACTGCGCGTGATCGAGCGTTCGGCGCGGGTGGCGGCGGTCGTACCGGTAATCGGGGTGGGGCTGCCGGTCGTGGGCTTCGGCGCGCTGTGCGGACTGGCACTGAGCGGCGGCAAGGTCATCACGCAGGGAAGCTCCGGCGTACTGCTGCTGATCGGGCAGGTCGTGGCCGGGCTGGTCCTCGTCGCGGTCGCGGGCGCCGCCGGTGCGCCGGTACTGCGGAAGGCGAGCGCGAACTGA
- a CDS encoding DUF5998 family protein yields MRDLNTPELADASADLREAIDRCGYYPDVVTDSLEVAIAGEPIRAYVLQHEPTFDRDEVRRHITILALTPSRLIVGHTDEHAADELIRAPYASTSTEAIPLDRVNAVVVNRVVPNPAGYASGKADPAVAGAGEVVLTIGWGMVNRIDLEPAVCADPNCEADHGYTGSVAADDISLRISAAADGPAGIQQVLEFAKALSFATSR; encoded by the coding sequence ATGCGTGACCTGAATACGCCCGAGCTCGCGGACGCCTCAGCGGACCTGCGCGAGGCGATCGATCGGTGCGGCTACTACCCCGACGTGGTGACGGATTCGCTCGAAGTGGCGATCGCCGGCGAGCCGATCCGGGCCTACGTGCTGCAGCACGAGCCGACCTTCGACCGGGACGAGGTCCGGCGCCACATCACGATCCTGGCGCTGACCCCGAGCCGGCTGATCGTCGGCCACACCGACGAGCACGCCGCCGACGAGCTCATCCGCGCGCCGTACGCGTCGACCTCCACCGAGGCGATCCCGCTCGACCGGGTGAACGCCGTGGTCGTGAACCGCGTCGTCCCGAACCCGGCGGGCTACGCCTCCGGCAAGGCGGACCCGGCCGTGGCCGGCGCCGGTGAAGTGGTGCTGACGATCGGCTGGGGGATGGTCAACCGGATCGACCTCGAGCCGGCCGTCTGCGCCGACCCGAACTGCGAGGCCGACCACGGGTACACGGGGTCGGTCGCGGCCGACGACATCTCGCTGCGGATCAGTGCCGCGGCCGACGGCCCGGCCGGCATCCAGCAGGTGCTCGAGTTCGCCAAGGCATTGTCCTTCGCGACCAGCAGGTAG
- a CDS encoding alkaline phosphatase family protein, translating to MIVPVSPQYGGGSLADVLPSVAGALSVPGETNVLGLPPASRYAVLLLDGLGWRLLQRYAEAAPYLSSLIPAGRSLTAGVPSTTAVSLTSLGTGLPPGAHGIVGYTSIVPETGDLLNALAWDAPVDPRRWQPHGTVFDRAAAAGVATRNVSKARFDSSGLTAAAFRGSAHRGADTVEDRLDATRFASREGRSSLVYVYDSQLDYIGHQQGCDSLQWQKELAAADDFAQQVRAALPRDAVLVVVADHGMIDIAPEHRVDVDAEPALTDGVRVVGGESRFRHLYCVPGADADVIATYRERLGAKALVLSRSEAIARGWFGPVEDRVAPRLGDVIVASLGPVALVASRRHAQEANLIGLHGSLTADEMEIPLLVDAGI from the coding sequence GTGATCGTCCCGGTTTCCCCGCAGTACGGCGGCGGATCGCTCGCCGACGTACTGCCATCGGTGGCCGGCGCCCTGTCGGTGCCGGGGGAGACGAACGTCCTCGGCCTGCCGCCCGCGTCCCGGTACGCCGTCCTGCTCCTGGACGGACTGGGCTGGAGGCTGCTCCAGCGGTACGCCGAGGCCGCGCCGTACCTGTCGTCGCTGATCCCGGCCGGCCGGAGCCTGACTGCCGGGGTGCCGTCGACGACCGCGGTCAGTCTGACGAGCCTCGGCACCGGGTTGCCGCCTGGTGCGCACGGCATCGTCGGCTACACGTCGATCGTCCCGGAGACCGGAGATCTGCTGAACGCGCTGGCCTGGGACGCGCCGGTGGATCCGCGGCGCTGGCAGCCGCACGGCACGGTGTTCGACCGCGCGGCCGCGGCCGGTGTCGCGACGCGCAACGTGAGCAAGGCGCGGTTCGACTCGTCCGGTCTGACGGCCGCCGCATTCCGGGGGAGTGCGCACCGGGGCGCGGACACGGTCGAGGACCGGCTGGACGCGACCCGGTTCGCGAGTCGTGAAGGCCGATCGTCGCTGGTGTACGTGTACGACTCCCAGCTCGACTACATCGGCCACCAGCAGGGTTGCGACTCGTTGCAATGGCAGAAGGAGTTGGCCGCGGCCGACGACTTCGCTCAACAAGTCCGCGCCGCCTTGCCACGCGACGCCGTACTCGTCGTTGTCGCCGACCACGGCATGATCGACATTGCGCCGGAGCATCGCGTCGACGTGGACGCCGAGCCCGCGCTGACCGACGGCGTCCGAGTCGTCGGCGGTGAATCCCGTTTCCGCCACCTGTACTGCGTTCCCGGCGCCGATGCCGACGTCATCGCCACCTACCGGGAGCGGCTGGGCGCCAAGGCCCTGGTCCTGTCCCGGTCCGAAGCGATCGCCCGCGGCTGGTTCGGCCCGGTCGAGGATCGGGTAGCGCCTCGCCTAGGTGACGTCATCGTCGCGTCGCTGGGACCGGTAGCGCTGGTCGCTTCCCGCCGGCACGCCCAAGAGGCAAACCTGATCGGCCTGCACGGCTCCCTGACCGCTGACGAGATGGAGATCCCGCTCCTCGTCGACGCAGGGATCTAG
- a CDS encoding S8 family peptidase, which yields MRKALLLILAACLTVATATLPAVATPVRAEAGLRAYFVITEPQQTAKVTGAITQNGGSVYATYDAIGVIVAHSTAPDFVTKMRGVDGVQKAGATRTTDLPADVENPAIPPAVPETTTTAPETDRADMAQIGADQAWEKNQGSKSVTVGVLDTGVDDQHPDLKANFDASKSASCAYGKVDTRPGAWRPVGEHGTHVAGTIAGAKNGIGMIGVAPGVKVSSIRIAEAGKQLFFPEDTVCAFMFAADKGVSVTNNSYYVDPWLYLCPADKDQDAIAEAVRRAVAYSDSKGVVNVAAAGNEDTDLANKSGDDSSPDDSTPAPRTVTNDCLSLPTELPGVIVVAAVDPTGLKSQFSNFGVNKINLAAPGEDVYSTVPGGGYKVLEGTSMASPHVAGVAALLRSIDPKLSVAQVRARLAQQANDLACPAGATGECVGPTANNSFYGEGLVDAAEAVGAAAAQPQGAIAITEPSEQLGVGGIPAIPLLMKGTGGSGDISYSATGLPPGLTIDTGRGWITGVLTPGSGRYKVTVIARDGEAKTAQTTFYWDVWSF from the coding sequence GTGCGCAAAGCTCTGCTCCTCATCCTCGCGGCCTGTCTGACGGTCGCCACCGCCACCCTGCCGGCCGTCGCGACGCCGGTCCGGGCCGAAGCAGGGCTCCGTGCGTACTTCGTGATCACCGAACCGCAACAGACCGCCAAGGTCACCGGGGCCATCACCCAGAACGGCGGCAGCGTCTACGCGACGTACGACGCCATCGGCGTGATCGTTGCGCACTCGACCGCGCCCGACTTCGTCACCAAGATGCGCGGCGTCGACGGCGTCCAGAAGGCCGGAGCGACCCGTACGACAGACCTTCCGGCGGATGTGGAAAACCCGGCGATCCCGCCGGCTGTCCCGGAGACCACGACGACCGCTCCGGAGACGGACCGCGCCGACATGGCGCAGATCGGCGCGGATCAAGCCTGGGAGAAGAACCAGGGCTCCAAGAGCGTGACCGTCGGCGTACTGGACACCGGGGTCGACGACCAGCACCCGGATCTGAAGGCGAACTTCGACGCGTCCAAGTCGGCGTCCTGCGCCTACGGGAAGGTCGACACCAGGCCCGGCGCGTGGCGGCCGGTCGGCGAGCACGGCACGCACGTCGCCGGCACGATCGCCGGCGCGAAGAACGGCATCGGCATGATCGGGGTCGCGCCCGGGGTGAAGGTGTCGTCGATCCGGATCGCCGAGGCCGGCAAGCAGCTGTTCTTCCCGGAGGACACGGTGTGCGCATTCATGTTCGCCGCCGACAAGGGCGTGTCGGTGACGAACAACAGCTACTACGTCGACCCGTGGCTGTACCTGTGCCCGGCCGACAAGGACCAGGACGCCATCGCCGAGGCGGTCCGGCGGGCCGTCGCGTACTCGGACAGCAAGGGCGTGGTGAACGTGGCCGCGGCCGGCAACGAGGACACCGACCTGGCGAACAAGAGCGGCGACGACTCCAGCCCGGACGACTCGACCCCCGCGCCCCGGACCGTGACGAACGACTGCCTCAGCCTGCCGACCGAGCTGCCGGGCGTGATCGTGGTCGCCGCGGTCGATCCGACCGGCCTGAAGTCGCAGTTCTCGAACTTCGGGGTGAACAAGATCAACCTGGCCGCCCCGGGCGAGGACGTGTACTCGACGGTGCCGGGCGGCGGCTACAAGGTCCTCGAGGGTACGTCGATGGCGTCGCCGCACGTCGCCGGTGTCGCGGCACTGTTGCGAAGCATCGATCCCAAACTGTCCGTCGCCCAGGTGCGCGCTCGACTCGCCCAGCAGGCCAACGACCTCGCCTGCCCGGCCGGCGCGACCGGCGAATGCGTCGGTCCGACCGCCAACAACTCGTTCTACGGCGAAGGGCTCGTCGACGCCGCGGAGGCGGTCGGCGCCGCGGCCGCGCAACCGCAGGGCGCGATCGCGATCACCGAGCCCTCGGAGCAGCTCGGCGTCGGCGGCATCCCCGCGATCCCGCTGCTGATGAAGGGCACCGGCGGCTCGGGCGACATCAGCTACTCCGCCACCGGCCTCCCGCCCGGCCTCACGATCGACACCGGACGTGGCTGGATCACCGGCGTCCTCACTCCCGGCTCGGGCCGCTACAAGGTCACCGTCATCGCCCGCGACGGCGAAGCCAAGACCGCCCAGACCACCTTCTACTGGGACGTCTGGAGCTTCTAG
- a CDS encoding thymidine kinase, which translates to MAELLYFTGTMDCGKSTLALQMDHNHKARGRLGRIFTSHDRAGDSVLSSRLGLSADAVEVRPDFDFWDYVVNELTRGGRIDYAVCDEAQFYSSLQIEQLARLVDELQIDVFCFGILTDFRATLFPGSARLVELADRMELLQVEALCWCGERATHNARTIGGEMVTEGEQLVVGDMVSRDHEVAYEVLCRRHHRRRLTQARARATLSPEVLPFGGAAS; encoded by the coding sequence GTGGCTGAGCTCCTTTATTTCACCGGGACCATGGACTGCGGCAAGTCGACCCTGGCCCTCCAGATGGACCACAACCACAAGGCGCGAGGCCGGCTCGGCCGGATCTTCACCAGCCACGACCGCGCCGGCGATTCGGTGCTCTCGTCCCGGCTCGGGCTGTCCGCGGACGCGGTCGAGGTCCGGCCCGACTTCGACTTCTGGGACTACGTGGTGAACGAGCTCACCCGGGGCGGACGGATCGACTACGCCGTGTGTGACGAGGCGCAGTTCTACAGCTCGCTGCAGATCGAGCAGTTGGCGCGGCTGGTCGACGAGCTGCAGATCGACGTCTTCTGCTTCGGCATCCTGACCGACTTCCGGGCGACCTTGTTCCCCGGGTCGGCCCGGCTGGTCGAGCTCGCCGACCGGATGGAGCTGCTCCAGGTCGAGGCGTTGTGCTGGTGCGGTGAACGGGCCACTCACAACGCCCGTACGATCGGTGGGGAAATGGTGACCGAGGGCGAGCAACTGGTGGTGGGAGACATGGTGTCGCGGGACCACGAGGTCGCGTACGAGGTCCTCTGCCGCCGGCACCACCGCCGCCGCCTCACCCAGGCCCGCGCCCGAGCCACCCTGTCACCCGAGGTCCTGCCCTTCGGAGGAGCTGCTTCATGA
- a CDS encoding sulfurtransferase, producing MSPLMTVDELRALGAEPVLVDATWNLAGPPGKEAYDAGHLPGAYFVDLDTELAGPPGPGRHPLPEATTVTGTFSRLGITAADTPVVVYDAANSMSAARAWWIFRYFGLTDVRVLDGGLAAWKAAGGEVTVDAPDDGAGDFTATPGHLPVLDADGAAAVAAAGVLLDARAPERFAGEVEPMDPVAGHIPGATNAPTTANVDETGHFLPAASLRTRFESLGVTPSTETAVYCGSGVTAAHEALALETAGIPATVYVGSWSEWITDPTRPVATGKD from the coding sequence ATGAGCCCGTTGATGACCGTTGACGAACTGCGCGCGCTGGGTGCTGAACCTGTGCTCGTGGATGCGACCTGGAACCTGGCCGGTCCGCCCGGCAAGGAGGCGTACGACGCCGGTCACCTGCCGGGCGCGTACTTCGTCGACCTCGACACCGAGCTCGCCGGCCCGCCCGGCCCCGGCCGCCACCCGTTGCCCGAAGCAACTACCGTCACCGGGACGTTCAGCCGCCTCGGCATCACCGCTGCCGACACCCCGGTGGTGGTGTACGACGCCGCCAACTCGATGTCGGCCGCGCGCGCCTGGTGGATCTTCCGGTACTTCGGGCTGACCGACGTACGCGTCCTCGACGGCGGGCTGGCCGCGTGGAAGGCCGCCGGGGGAGAGGTGACCGTGGATGCGCCTGATGACGGCGCCGGTGACTTCACCGCGACGCCAGGCCATCTGCCCGTGCTGGACGCGGACGGTGCTGCTGCTGTTGCGGCTGCCGGCGTACTCCTCGACGCGCGTGCCCCTGAGCGCTTCGCCGGCGAGGTAGAACCGATGGACCCGGTCGCCGGCCACATCCCCGGCGCGACCAACGCCCCCACGACCGCCAACGTCGACGAGACCGGCCACTTCCTCCCGGCCGCCAGTCTCCGCACCCGCTTCGAGAGCCTCGGTGTCACCCCCTCCACCGAAACCGCGGTGTACTGCGGCTCGGGTGTAACCGCGGCCCATGAAGCGCTAGCTCTGGAGACCGCGGGCATCCCGGCCACCGTCTACGTCGGCAGCTGGTCCGAATGGATCACCGACCCCACTCGCCCAGTAGCCACGGGCAAGGACTGA
- a CDS encoding SDR family NAD(P)-dependent oxidoreductase — protein sequence MTNTEQTTVLITGANKGLGFEAARRLGELGWKVFLGSRDETRGRAAVEKLAADGVDAVLVPLDVTSDESVAAALQVVSGQTERLDVLINNAGAPGHAVHPAESTADELHGVYDANVYGPVRVTHAFLPLLQAASNPRVVMVSSAGGAFSVVLDPEQPISKMHELAYSSSKAALNMLTVRYAQALPAIKFNAITPGETANHTFAATDMNHHKGQLTVTEGTDSIIRMATLGPDGPTGTFEDRLGPVGW from the coding sequence ATGACGAACACAGAGCAGACCACGGTGCTGATCACCGGGGCGAACAAGGGCCTCGGCTTCGAAGCAGCCCGCCGGCTCGGGGAGCTGGGCTGGAAGGTCTTCCTCGGTTCACGTGACGAGACGCGCGGCCGGGCGGCCGTCGAGAAGCTGGCGGCCGACGGTGTGGATGCGGTCCTGGTCCCGCTGGACGTCACGTCCGACGAGTCGGTGGCCGCAGCCCTGCAGGTTGTTTCCGGTCAGACCGAGCGGCTCGACGTACTGATCAACAACGCCGGTGCGCCAGGGCACGCCGTCCACCCGGCCGAGTCGACAGCCGACGAACTCCATGGCGTGTACGACGCCAACGTATACGGACCGGTGCGCGTCACCCATGCGTTCCTGCCGTTGCTGCAAGCGGCGAGCAACCCGCGGGTGGTGATGGTCTCGAGCGCCGGCGGCGCCTTCAGCGTGGTGCTCGATCCGGAGCAGCCGATCTCCAAGATGCACGAACTCGCGTACAGCTCGTCCAAGGCGGCGCTGAACATGCTCACGGTCAGGTACGCCCAGGCGCTCCCGGCCATCAAGTTCAACGCCATCACCCCGGGTGAGACGGCGAACCACACGTTCGCCGCCACCGACATGAACCACCACAAGGGTCAGCTGACCGTCACCGAAGGCACCGACTCGATCATCCGGATGGCGACGCTCGGACCGGACGGCCCTACGGGTACTTTCGAAGACCGTCTCGGCCCTGTGGGTTGGTGA
- a CDS encoding quinone oxidoreductase family protein — protein sequence MYAAVVRSFDEPPRYDVFDEPAVADAGEILVDIVAAGLHPRVRSAADGSHYTSEGGLPMVPGIDGVGRTADGELLYFVAADNAVGTMAERAVVDRRRAVVLPAGTDPVAVAAGMNPAMSSWIALRRRANFQPGGSVLVLGATGNAGQLAVQIAKQLGASKVIGAGRNPERLELLTALGADEAVNLDDVAKTAADVDVVLDYLWGEPTEHAMPALLHARTERARPLTWIQIGSMAARELTLPSYLLRAAALTIIGSGQGSVPARDILAELPSLATLITSGHLSINPLPIPLAELEQAWSKPLDPGVRVVLVP from the coding sequence ATGTACGCAGCCGTGGTGCGGTCCTTCGACGAACCACCGAGGTACGACGTGTTCGACGAACCGGCCGTGGCCGACGCCGGCGAGATCCTGGTCGACATCGTTGCCGCCGGCCTCCATCCGCGCGTGCGGTCGGCAGCCGACGGGTCGCACTACACGTCCGAGGGCGGGCTGCCGATGGTCCCGGGCATCGACGGGGTCGGCCGGACCGCGGATGGCGAGTTGCTGTACTTCGTTGCCGCGGACAACGCTGTCGGCACGATGGCGGAGCGGGCGGTGGTCGATCGGCGGCGGGCCGTCGTACTGCCTGCGGGCACCGATCCGGTGGCGGTCGCGGCCGGGATGAATCCGGCGATGTCGTCGTGGATCGCACTCCGGCGGCGCGCGAACTTCCAGCCCGGCGGCTCGGTTCTCGTCCTCGGCGCGACCGGGAACGCCGGCCAGCTCGCAGTACAGATCGCCAAGCAGCTCGGCGCGTCGAAGGTGATCGGCGCCGGCCGGAATCCTGAACGGCTGGAGCTGCTCACCGCTCTGGGCGCCGATGAAGCGGTCAACCTCGACGACGTGGCGAAGACGGCGGCCGACGTCGACGTGGTCCTCGACTATCTGTGGGGCGAGCCGACGGAGCACGCGATGCCTGCCCTCCTCCACGCCCGCACCGAGCGAGCCCGGCCACTCACCTGGATCCAGATCGGCTCGATGGCCGCCCGCGAACTGACGCTGCCGTCGTACCTGCTCCGGGCCGCCGCCCTGACCATCATCGGCAGCGGGCAGGGCTCGGTCCCCGCCCGCGACATCCTCGCCGAGCTCCCCTCCTTGGCCACCCTGATCACCTCCGGCCACCTGTCGATCAACCCGCTCCCGATCCCGCTCGCCGAGCTCGAGCAGGCGTGGAGCAAGCCGCTGGACCCCGGCGTGCGAGTGGTGCTGGTTCCTTGA
- a CDS encoding MarR family winged helix-turn-helix transcriptional regulator: MNTVDALVQLSFQVQRILAAVGAEHDLSIVQIRLLGILRDRQPGMLELGQHLGLDKSSITGLVSRAEKRGLVQRTPSPHDGRGVLVALTPAGRRLAAQGEMQINRRITELTKALNATQRKQFTQLASVLVNP; this comes from the coding sequence ATGAACACCGTGGACGCCCTCGTGCAGCTGTCCTTCCAGGTCCAGCGCATCCTCGCCGCGGTCGGCGCCGAGCACGACCTGTCGATCGTCCAGATCCGGTTGCTCGGGATCCTCCGCGACCGGCAGCCCGGCATGCTCGAGCTCGGCCAGCATCTCGGCCTCGACAAGTCCTCCATCACCGGACTGGTCTCCCGTGCGGAGAAGCGCGGGCTCGTCCAGCGCACACCATCACCGCACGACGGCCGCGGCGTGCTCGTCGCGCTGACCCCGGCCGGCCGACGTCTGGCCGCGCAGGGCGAAATGCAGATCAATCGCCGGATCACCGAGCTGACGAAGGCGCTGAACGCGACCCAGCGCAAGCAGTTCACCCAGTTGGCGTCCGTACTGGTCAACCCTTGA
- a CDS encoding DUF4185 domain-containing protein, which yields MMKRSTFLRAAVGAGVLAAVPSRVFASSQAVLTNKVADLTGPGLTDRFRMAATDLGIPARTPDGRLLFMFGDTFEQPTVGGGWWRSPVALWSTTTDLSSGVKWSGAVGGDAAQQLWDYPHDNPTFSTVLPSDVITIGGSMYLHAMVNKGLGNVVWTEIWRSDNSGASWYHTGAKFDANIDGGLFQLLTWGLGNDGYVYVYSTGFQRDKPIILKRVRSEQIANPAAYEPWGYRDGVWAWGNPATPILTGSFGEMSLRPLGGKWVLTWFNAGDYRIDGIIMDTPTSNLYTAYRQTLIYGGAWGSEDDNHVAQLYGGYVIPGSTLSDLHLSVSQWNTANGWPYRVMQFRVRGFG from the coding sequence ATGATGAAGCGATCCACGTTCCTTCGCGCCGCGGTCGGCGCCGGCGTGCTTGCCGCCGTACCGTCGAGAGTTTTCGCGAGCAGTCAGGCCGTGCTGACGAACAAGGTGGCCGACCTGACCGGGCCGGGGCTGACCGACCGGTTCCGGATGGCCGCGACCGACCTGGGCATTCCTGCGCGTACGCCGGACGGGCGGCTGCTGTTCATGTTCGGGGACACGTTCGAGCAGCCGACCGTCGGCGGCGGCTGGTGGCGATCGCCGGTCGCGCTGTGGTCCACCACGACGGACCTCAGCAGCGGCGTGAAGTGGTCGGGCGCGGTCGGGGGAGACGCGGCGCAGCAGCTGTGGGACTACCCGCACGACAACCCGACGTTCTCGACCGTGCTGCCGTCGGACGTGATCACGATCGGCGGGTCGATGTACCTGCACGCGATGGTGAACAAGGGCCTGGGCAACGTGGTGTGGACCGAGATCTGGCGGTCGGACAACTCGGGTGCCAGCTGGTACCACACCGGCGCGAAGTTCGACGCGAACATCGACGGCGGGCTCTTCCAGCTGCTGACCTGGGGGCTCGGGAACGACGGGTATGTGTACGTCTACTCGACCGGTTTCCAGCGTGACAAGCCGATCATCCTCAAGCGCGTCCGCAGCGAGCAGATCGCGAATCCGGCGGCGTACGAACCGTGGGGGTACCGCGACGGGGTCTGGGCGTGGGGCAACCCGGCGACGCCGATCCTGACCGGGAGCTTCGGTGAGATGAGCCTGCGCCCACTCGGCGGGAAATGGGTCCTGACCTGGTTCAATGCCGGCGACTACCGCATCGACGGCATCATCATGGACACGCCGACGTCCAACCTGTACACGGCGTACCGGCAGACCTTGATCTACGGCGGCGCCTGGGGTTCCGAGGACGACAACCATGTCGCCCAGCTGTACGGCGGGTATGTCATTCCAGGCTCTACGCTCTCCGACCTGCATCTGTCGGTCAGCCAGTGGAACACCGCGAACGGCTGGCCCTACCGGGTCATGCAGTTCCGCGTCCGCGGCTTCGGCTAG
- a CDS encoding GNAT family N-acetyltransferase — MHLRPVTAADFPFLLEMLLEACNWDGTPWYDEAQVRADDRAWLYLADWPRATDFGVIAEVDGVPAGATWARLLTGERHGYGYVADDVPEITLGVSPAHRRQGVARAALSELIAQARLASYPRLSLSVDPDNPARRLYESLGFVKVGVVGTSDTMVRDL, encoded by the coding sequence ATGCATCTGCGACCGGTGACTGCTGCTGATTTTCCGTTCCTGCTCGAGATGTTGCTGGAGGCATGCAACTGGGACGGGACGCCTTGGTACGACGAGGCGCAGGTCCGCGCCGATGATCGCGCCTGGCTTTACCTCGCCGACTGGCCCCGGGCCACCGACTTCGGCGTGATCGCCGAGGTTGACGGCGTCCCGGCCGGCGCGACCTGGGCCCGGCTGCTGACCGGGGAGCGCCACGGGTACGGGTACGTCGCGGACGACGTACCCGAGATCACCCTCGGGGTCTCCCCCGCGCACCGGCGCCAGGGTGTCGCGCGGGCCGCGCTGTCCGAGTTGATCGCGCAGGCGCGCTTGGCGTCGTACCCGCGGCTGTCGTTGAGTGTGGATCCGGACAACCCGGCCCGGAGGCTCTACGAGTCGCTCGGGTTCGTGAAGGTCGGCGTGGTCGGCACCTCGGACACCATGGTCCGCGACCTCTGA
- a CDS encoding VOC family protein, protein MPNQVVHFEIVGTSPERLREYYGELFGWTFEIGDTVSAAVSEPGAYGFVEASVAGLNGGVGGGATLQAKVLFYVGVDDVGVALEQAEALGGRRVFGPDGVPGKLVVGQFTDPEGNVIGLAGPA, encoded by the coding sequence ATGCCGAACCAAGTTGTGCATTTCGAGATCGTCGGGACCTCGCCGGAGCGTCTGCGGGAGTACTACGGGGAGCTCTTCGGATGGACCTTCGAGATCGGGGACACCGTGTCCGCGGCGGTGTCCGAGCCTGGGGCGTACGGGTTCGTCGAGGCGTCGGTTGCCGGGCTCAACGGAGGCGTGGGTGGTGGCGCCACGCTGCAGGCGAAGGTCTTGTTCTACGTGGGCGTGGACGACGTCGGGGTCGCGCTGGAGCAGGCCGAGGCGTTGGGCGGGCGGCGGGTGTTCGGGCCGGACGGCGTACCGGGGAAGTTGGTCGTCGGGCAGTTCACCGATCCCGAGGGCAACGTGATCGGACTCGCGGGGCCTGCCTGA